The segment TGAATGACCTTCCTGGAGCTTGTTAATCGCATCGCGATATGCCCAGAACGCCAGTAGAAACATCAAAGCACCCGCAATGACAAAAATGCTTGCTAGCAACCGAACGAGCCAGAAGGGTTCGGCTTCCGTCATTAACTTGGCGATGGCAAACCCCGTTGCCGTGGAGGCCAACCCCGTCCGAACCCAGGAACTGTAGGTCCGTTGTTCAGACAAGAATGTTCGATGTATGGCCGCTTCCGTTCGTTCCTCCGCCAATTGATTACGTAGATCTGATGAGGATGGACTTGAGTTCATGAAAGGTATTTTCTGCGAGCGGATGACTTAAGTGCGAATGGATCGTGGGTGAGAAGTGTTTCATCTTACATGCTTCCTTAAATTAAGGAAGGTGGGGCCCTTCTAGACATTATCCGGACGGGATCGGTTTCGCAATTAATAATACAGAGGTCATCACACTTCGATCGGTGTTCTTTACATTACTTGGAGGAAAATGAGTTAATGATGCTCAGCTAGTGCGGTTTGAAAAGGAGAAGAGACCCCTGCCCTGTTTGATCGGAGGGGGCGAAATTATTAACTTACCCACGGCGAGTCGAAACCGTCGCCTGAAACCGGAGAGAAACTGATGACGTCTATATATCAACAGGTTCTGGGAGCCGACTTTGAAAAGCTGCATCCCAAAATGCAGGAAAGATTCGGCTTCAACAGTGTCGACCGCATTGCCTCCATTGGTTCAGGTGTGATGGAAGAGATCTGGAGGGGACCTTTTTATACATTACCCTTTTTGTACGTAGGAGCCTGGCGAAGCATCATGTTTCCCGAGTGTGGAAAGAATATTCCTTTTACCATTGAGAATTATGCGTATCGCGACCAATCAGGGAGAGATACATTAAGCTGGATTCGGCGGTTCGATGTCGGACCCATCCGCCATTTCGATGAATACATGATTTACAGTGAATCGCGAAAAGGAATCGTCGTCTATCTGGGCACGCATCAACACTTGAAGGCAACACTCGATCTGTATGTGGACGATCGGGGGGGACTGAGAATGCGATCAGGAACGCAACGGCTATTCTGGGGGAATCTCGCGTTCTCGTATCCGATGTCACTTTCCGGTAATGCTGACGTGCGCGAGTGGTACGACGACGAGGCTGATAAGTATCGTGTCGAAGTTGAAGTTACGAACCCGACCTGGGGTAAGCTGTTCGGTTATCATGGTTCCTTCAATGTCACCTGGAAGGATGTAAGCGATCAGAAAGTTCCTGAACATATTCTCCCGCAACGGGAAGAACGACGGGAATAGGAGAAAGAATTGAAAGTGCGGTATCATTGTTTATTCAAGAGTAAGTCTAAAACCCAACAACCGCGAACATGAGGATCTGTTTGAATGCAGTGTTCAAGTATCTCTTCGTCAACACAGCCCGCTTTTTCGAGATCTACGGCTAGCTGGGGCATCATTTCAAATGATTGATTGTTAAAGATGTCGCTGGCTAACTGGAGAATGGCACCATCATTCCAGCTCAACCAATCGTGGTGGATCTTGCTGGCATCCGGAAGATTACCAAAAATATCGATGAGTATTTTGGTCAATCTCGTAGCAGATGTTTCACGTGCCTGAGTGTGAGGATCTTTAGATTCGACATCATTTCCTCCGTGAGCCCCGTCGTAGTAGGCGTCTTCATCAAACGCGATTATGGTCGCCGAAGCGCGAATCGCCAGTTCTGTATTGCTCGGTATATTCAGAAATGTGGAAAGCACTAAGTCGGATATGTCGCCGCCCAGTATGACGGCCATATTGTCGAAAGTGAGATCCTCATTAGGCGACGGGGCAGTCGCTGACAAATCGTCGAAGTGGGATGAAAATAACTCTAACATCTCTACAACACCACTCCGCTTGCTCTCCAAAAAGAATCCCGTTGCTATTTCTTCTGCGGTATCAATTCCGGAATCCACGGTCTGCCAAAAATCTTTTGAAACCGGTTCCAAAAAAGAACTACCAGTGTTAATGACTTTCGCCACTCGGTCTCGAAGTTCGGGAGTAATTATAGACATCACATAGCGGCAACATGCGATAAGAAAGAGATGTTTCTTTCGGTTGTCTTTTAGTTTATGCACAACAATACTTAGACGAATATCTTCGCGGATTCTCATCCAATCTGGCTCTGGCATTATTAGGCTCTTTCGCCGCTCTGGAACTGATTGTCACTTCACCCAGATCGCTTTCCCGCGATACACCGTTCCGATTTCATACCGGTCATCGGGGACCATCTCTTGCTCCATTACTTTTATCATACGGGTGACAATGTCGGGGTGGTTCTGGGCGATATTTTGTGCTTCACCAATGTCCTTTTTCAGGTCATAAAGCTCAAGGTAACCGCTTTGGTAATTGCGGATCCCTTTCCAATTACCCAGTCGGACGGCTTGTGAGTACTGTGCACCGCGGGTATGGCCATAGTCCCAATAGAGAGGTGTCGTTCTCTCGGGAAGTTGGTTCCCCTGCAGGGCGGGCATAATGTCGATGCCATCAGGTTTGAGTGAATCGGGAATGGATGCGTTGGCGAGGTTGGCGAACGTGGGGAGCATGTCCTGAAATGAGATTACCTCCTCACTGATGGTTCCCTTTTTAATGTGACCCGGCCATCTGGCGATAAGCGGGACACGAATCCCTCCCTCGGTTAAATCACGTTTGAAACCACGGAGTGGTTCGCTGGTGTTGAGACGCTCGGGGACGATATTGTTTCCACCGTTGTCACTCGTAAAAATAATTAAGGTCTCTTCACGCAGGCCGAGTTCGTCGATCAGTTTCATGATTCGTCCGACATCGCGGTCGAGCCGATGAATCATGGCCGCGTACTTTTTTGATTTGGTTTCCCAATCTTTGTCGGTATAAGGATCAGTAGAGGGAACCGTAAGCCCATCCGGGTCTTCCTGTTTCGAAGCGAAGTGTGGCAGAGTGTATGCGGCGTAGAAGAAGAATGGTTGGTCGGCAGATTCTCGAATGAATTTCAGGGAACGTTCTGTGAGCAGGTCATGACTGTAGTTCTCGCGAGAGGTGGTATTTCCTGTTAGATCGAGACGCCCTTCGTTGTCGTCAAGGTACTCCGTGTAGTAGTAATGCGCGTGGTCCTGATTCAGGTATCCGAACCACATGTCGAAACCCTGGTTAGTGGCACGCCCATCAGTCCCGGCGTCTCCGAGCGACCATTTTCCAACTCCACCGCATCGATAGCCTTGGTCTTTGAGGATCTCCGCGACGGTGATGTCCTCTTCCGTCAGATAAGTGGAATAATGGGGCACGTTGTCTCGCGCAGGAGTGTGTCCATTGTGGAGGCCGGTCATCAGCACGCTGCGGGAAGGAGTACAAACGGGTCCGCCGGCGTAGGCTTGCGTGAATTTCATCCCCTGCTGGGCAAGCCGATCAATATAGTGAGTCTGTATCAACTTCTGGCCATAGCATCCGAGGTCACCATACCCCATGTCATCCGCCATAATGAAGATGATGTTAGGAGGGCGGTCTGACGCCTGCACCGCGAGCGAGGGTGCACAAATCAGGGAGACCCAGAAGGACAGGAGCATCAACAAGTTATTCGAAATAATTTGACGCATGTTTGATGGGGGGACTTTGAAAGAGAGTCTGAATTGGGAGAGAAGATCTTATTAGAGTCGTCCCGGAAATCAGAAGCAACCAGTGTCCAGAAGGGACAAAGTGTAAAATATCGTTTCTCTCAAATTATTATTATGAGTATTCAGGAGACCAGAATTGTTCTAAAGCCAGTAAATGCAAATCAATTGTAACTCTGTTGTTGAAACTGTCTTAATAGTCAGAATGAAGGCTTATATCTGCTTTTTTGATTCAGTACAGCAATTGATACGGAGCCCAACAAATGATGATTAGATTAAATACAAGACGAACAAGTCCAGTTTAGGTTTGTTAAGAAATTACACCATCTGGTGGTAATACACTTAACCTCGTCATCGCGAGAGACTAGAATTTTGACAGAGTTAAGAGGGTGGCAACGTCTGACTGAGTACCTGATGTATAGTTTTGACCAGACGTTCAAATAGGCGGCAATCGAAAGAATTGTTATCCATTACTTGGAAAACTCACCCTGTATCGTATTGTCAAATAGTTTGTTGTACCGCATCTGGCGTGATTCAGGCACTTTTGACTCGGCGATACCGAACCGAATCCAACTTGGAATTGTCGGTTCACTATATTTTCGTTTGAACCGAGCATCGCTTAATCGAAATGTTGTTAATCGACATTTTGATCGTGGCTTCGGTTTTGGAACGACCCATCGCCTGACGTAGATGAGCACTTTAACTGCACAACAATTATAGATTGATAGTTAGCATGCTAATGGAGAAGCGAGTTTTGCGAACCCTGATTCCTGGGATTCTGATACTGTCTGTGACGATGTTGGCACTCTCTGGATGCGCGGATGTCGAGAGTTCTGTGAAGCCACAGATGAAGTCGAAAGTAATTGTCGCGCAGCCTCTCGTTATCCCGCTTGTAGAGTGGGATGAGTATACAGGCCGACTCGATGCGATTGACTCCGTGGAGATTCGAGCCCGAGTTTCTGGTTATCTGGAATCAACTCACTTTGACGAAGGTCAAACTGTCCAGAAAGGAGACCTGCTGGCCATCATTGATCCGCGCCCCTTCAAAGCGGCCTTCAACACTGCCAAAGCGGAGCTTCAGGAAGCGACGGCTCGAGTCGAGCAGGCCAAGTCGGCCCGCAAGCAGGCCGAAGCCAGACTGGTTGAGTTGCAGGCTCAACAGAAACTGGCCGGTCAGCGGATGGAACGAGGTAAGCAACTTTCAAAACAACGGGCTATTTCTCAGGAAGAACTCGACGTCATCGAGAGTGAGCAGTCGCAAGCGGCCGCGGCGTCAGAAGCCGCCGTTGCTCAGGTCGAAGCCGCCGGAGCTGCGATTGCGACGGCTTCTGCTGAAATTGAAACGTCCAAAGCGAAAGTTGAAACCGCCGCGATTGATTTGCAATACACCCAGGTCCGCGCTCCAATCACGGGACGCATTAGTCGTCGATATGTGACGGAAGGCAATCTGATCAGTGGTGGCTCCAGCGAATCGACATTGTTGACTTCGATTGTCTCGCTGTCGCCCATCCATGTCTACTTCGATGCGAACGAGCAAGAGTTCCTGAAGTACATGCGGTTGGCTCAGGATGGAAAACGAGCCAGCTCGCGTCAGGTGAAAAACCCTGTTTTTGTTGCATTGATCGACGAAGAAGGTTACCCACACGAAGGTCATATGGACTTTGTTGATAACCGGCTCGATCCGAATACGGGAACCATGCGGGGACGGGCCATTCTTGCAAATGAGGATGGGTTGTTAACCCCCGGTCTCTTTGTGAAAGTCCGCCTTCCCGGAAGTGGTCGTTACGATGCGATTCTGGTTCCGGATGAGAGTATCAACAGTGATCAGTCCGAAAAGTATCTCTACGTTGTTGACGACGAAAACAAAGTTGTACGTAAGGATGTCGAACTGGGGCCAATTTCGCATGGAATGAGAATTATCCGTAAGGGATTGGAGGGCTCCGAAAAAGTGGTAACGAAAGGCGTTCAACGTATCTTTCCGGGTGCGGAAGTCGAATCAGAGCTAGGTACGCTCGTCGCTGAAGAGAGTCCCCTGCCTGACGAATACACGCCGGTACCACGCGAGCAATGGTTGTCGATTGCGCATTCTACTATTCCGGAAGGGATTGATCAGAATTCCAAGCCGTACCAGTTTCCCCAGTCTGAGGGAACTCAGGCCCCTCAACAGAAATAGTCATCCGTAATGAAGTTTCCGCATTTTTTCATTGATCGTCCGATCTTTGCCACGGTTCTCTCGACTCTGATTGTTCTGGTCGGGGGGATCGCCTATTTCCAACTTCCCGTCGGTCAGTATCCCGAAGTCGCTTTGCCGACAGTCACGGTGCGTGCCAGTTATCCGGGAGCGACAGCCGAAACGATTTCCAAAACAGTGGCAACACCATTGGAACAGGAAATCAACGGCGTCGAGAACATGCTTTATCTCGACTCGCAGGGAACGGCGGACGGAAGCCTGACGATTACAGCGACCTTTGCGTTGGGTACAGACGTGGATCAGGCTCAGGTGCTCGTTCAGAACCGGGTCGCAGTTGCCCTGCCCCGTTTGCCAGACGTTGTTCGGCAGATTGGTGTCACGACGCGGAAAAGTTCTCCCGACCTGATGCTGGTGATCCACCTGTTTTCTCCCGATGACTCACGTGATCAACTCTATATTGGAAACTACGCTTACCTGCAGATCAAAGACATTCTTGCCCGGCAAGATGGTGTTGGAGATATCGTTGTCTTTGGCGGTACAGAGTACAGTATGCGAATCTGGCTCGACGTCGATCGGCTCGCCGCTCTGGATATGACACCGGGCGATGCTGTCGAGGCGATGCGTAGTCAGAACGTCCAAGTTGCAGCGGGGATTATCGGCCAACAACCGCTGGAAGAACCCAAAGGGGGATTCCAGGTAAACGTCAATACGTTGGGACGTCTACAGTCTGCAGAAGAGTTTGGCGAAATCATTCTCAAGTCAGGTGAGAATGGGCGAATCGTCCGTCTCGCAGACGTTGCCCGAATCGAGCTAGGGGCAGTTGATTACTCGGTTCGTAGTTATCTTCAAGACAAAAATGCCGTTGCGCTCGCCATGTTTCAGCGACCGGGTTCGAACGCCATCGAAACCACCGATAAAATTCTCGAAGCCATGAAGGAACTCCGGAAATCATTTCCTCCCGGACTCGAATACAATGTGATCTATAACCCGACCGCCTTCGTCGAACAATCTATTGAAGAAGTATTCACCACACTCTGGCAGGCAGGGTTGCTTGTCGTGTTAACCGTTTTCGTGTTTCTCCAGAACTGGCGATCCACCATCGTTCCGGTGATTGCGATCCCGATTTCGCTTATTGGAACCTTCGCCGTAATGCAGGGAATCGGATTCAGCCTGAATAACCTTTCCCTGTTCGGTCTCGTGCTGGCAATCGGGATTGTGGTGGACGATGCTATTGTGGTGGTCGAGAACGTCGAACGTCTCATATCGGAAGGCTTGGAACCCAGAGAAGCGACCCGCAAGGCGATGGACGAAGTCGGCACCGCCCTCATCGCAACCACATTGGTGTTGATTGCGGTATTCGTTCCGACTGCTTTTATCGCGGGAATCAGTGGTCAATTCTATCGACAGTTTGCGATCACCATCGCGGTTTCGACGGCGATTTCCACCTTCGTCTCGCTGACGTTGACTCCGGCCATGTGTGCCCTGCTCTTACGTCCTCAAGGGGCGAAAAAGAATTGGTTCGGACGCATGATCGAGTTGGTTCTGGGATGGCCATTCCGCATCTTTAACAGAGTTTTTGATGTGTCGAGCGTGCTTTACTCGCGTATCGTCGGACGGGTGATCCGGATGGGGGCAATCATGTTGCTCATCTACGGAGGACTTCTCGGTTTAACTTACTACGGGTTTACTCTGGTCCCCGGCGGGTTTATCCCCGCACAGGACCAGGGATATCTGATCGTCGCTATTCAGACACCTCCCGGTGCCAGTCTTGACCGTACTGATGCGGTGACAAGAAAGGTCGTCGATATGGCTCTGGAAATTGATGGTGTCGAGAATGCAGTATCGTTTGTCGGGTTCTCAGGAGCGACCCGAGCCAACAGTTCGAATGCAGCCGCCATTTTCCCCGTATTGAAAGATGCTAAAGAGCGAG is part of the Polystyrenella longa genome and harbors:
- a CDS encoding YidH family protein, which produces MNSSPSSSDLRNQLAEERTEAAIHRTFLSEQRTYSSWVRTGLASTATGFAIAKLMTEAEPFWLVRLLASIFVIAGALMFLLAFWAYRDAINKLQEGHSISIPQWVLAILSMTLFATACAGLYLIEVNPG
- a CDS encoding DUF4166 domain-containing protein, with amino-acid sequence MTSIYQQVLGADFEKLHPKMQERFGFNSVDRIASIGSGVMEEIWRGPFYTLPFLYVGAWRSIMFPECGKNIPFTIENYAYRDQSGRDTLSWIRRFDVGPIRHFDEYMIYSESRKGIVVYLGTHQHLKATLDLYVDDRGGLRMRSGTQRLFWGNLAFSYPMSLSGNADVREWYDDEADKYRVEVEVTNPTWGKLFGYHGSFNVTWKDVSDQKVPEHILPQREERRE
- a CDS encoding arylsulfatase, translated to MRQIISNNLLMLLSFWVSLICAPSLAVQASDRPPNIIFIMADDMGYGDLGCYGQKLIQTHYIDRLAQQGMKFTQAYAGGPVCTPSRSVLMTGLHNGHTPARDNVPHYSTYLTEEDITVAEILKDQGYRCGGVGKWSLGDAGTDGRATNQGFDMWFGYLNQDHAHYYYTEYLDDNEGRLDLTGNTTSRENYSHDLLTERSLKFIRESADQPFFFYAAYTLPHFASKQEDPDGLTVPSTDPYTDKDWETKSKKYAAMIHRLDRDVGRIMKLIDELGLREETLIIFTSDNGGNNIVPERLNTSEPLRGFKRDLTEGGIRVPLIARWPGHIKKGTISEEVISFQDMLPTFANLANASIPDSLKPDGIDIMPALQGNQLPERTTPLYWDYGHTRGAQYSQAVRLGNWKGIRNYQSGYLELYDLKKDIGEAQNIAQNHPDIVTRMIKVMEQEMVPDDRYEIGTVYRGKAIWVK
- a CDS encoding efflux RND transporter periplasmic adaptor subunit; the encoded protein is MKSKVIVAQPLVIPLVEWDEYTGRLDAIDSVEIRARVSGYLESTHFDEGQTVQKGDLLAIIDPRPFKAAFNTAKAELQEATARVEQAKSARKQAEARLVELQAQQKLAGQRMERGKQLSKQRAISQEELDVIESEQSQAAAASEAAVAQVEAAGAAIATASAEIETSKAKVETAAIDLQYTQVRAPITGRISRRYVTEGNLISGGSSESTLLTSIVSLSPIHVYFDANEQEFLKYMRLAQDGKRASSRQVKNPVFVALIDEEGYPHEGHMDFVDNRLDPNTGTMRGRAILANEDGLLTPGLFVKVRLPGSGRYDAILVPDESINSDQSEKYLYVVDDENKVVRKDVELGPISHGMRIIRKGLEGSEKVVTKGVQRIFPGAEVESELGTLVAEESPLPDEYTPVPREQWLSIAHSTIPEGIDQNSKPYQFPQSEGTQAPQQK
- a CDS encoding efflux RND transporter permease subunit, translated to MKFPHFFIDRPIFATVLSTLIVLVGGIAYFQLPVGQYPEVALPTVTVRASYPGATAETISKTVATPLEQEINGVENMLYLDSQGTADGSLTITATFALGTDVDQAQVLVQNRVAVALPRLPDVVRQIGVTTRKSSPDLMLVIHLFSPDDSRDQLYIGNYAYLQIKDILARQDGVGDIVVFGGTEYSMRIWLDVDRLAALDMTPGDAVEAMRSQNVQVAAGIIGQQPLEEPKGGFQVNVNTLGRLQSAEEFGEIILKSGENGRIVRLADVARIELGAVDYSVRSYLQDKNAVALAMFQRPGSNAIETTDKILEAMKELRKSFPPGLEYNVIYNPTAFVEQSIEEVFTTLWQAGLLVVLTVFVFLQNWRSTIVPVIAIPISLIGTFAVMQGIGFSLNNLSLFGLVLAIGIVVDDAIVVVENVERLISEGLEPREATRKAMDEVGTALIATTLVLIAVFVPTAFIAGISGQFYRQFAITIAVSTAISTFVSLTLTPAMCALLLRPQGAKKNWFGRMIELVLGWPFRIFNRVFDVSSVLYSRIVGRVIRMGAIMLLIYGGLLGLTYYGFTLVPGGFIPAQDQGYLIVAIQTPPGASLDRTDAVTRKVVDMALEIDGVENAVSFVGFSGATRANSSNAAAIFPVLKDAKERAKRGRSLDVILNELRQKVSAIDDSLVFVIQPPPVRGIGTGGGFKMQVQDRSGAGLVALQEVTNNLVDAARKEPGLVQVFSNFNIGTPQIYADVDRTKVRMLDVPMNNVFEALQIYLGSAYVNDFNFLGRTYRVTAQADAQYRDEESDIMRLRTRSNNGSIVPLGSMVTMRTTTAPDRVVRYNLFPAADVNGDTVPGFSSGQSIQTMERLAEEVLPRGFGYEWTDIAFQQKEAGNTAIYIFPLCVFFVFLALAAQYESWLLPLAVILIVPMCLLCAIFGVWFRGMDNNILTQIGLVVLVGLACKNAILIVEFAKAEEDAGKDRFQAAIDACRLRLRPILMTAFSFILGVIPLVIATGAGSEMRQALGTAVFSGMLGVTLFGLFLTPVFYVLLRKLAKDTRPEPTATTPEGITVAMDQPASLPVAPKENRSDKSEASTSYTENPTKPEDNSDDDGDEKSEE